A part of Ursus arctos isolate Adak ecotype North America chromosome X, UrsArc2.0, whole genome shotgun sequence genomic DNA contains:
- the LOC113244333 gene encoding LOW QUALITY PROTEIN: mitochondrial import receptor subunit TOM5 homolog (The sequence of the model RefSeq protein was modified relative to this genomic sequence to represent the inferred CDS: substituted 1 base at 1 genomic stop codon) produces the protein MFLMEGLTPKLEPKEMKQKMHEDVILSIRNFLIYVVLQXVTPFILKKLGSI, from the coding sequence ATGTTCTTGATGGAGGGCCTCACACCTAAGCTGGAACCCAAGGAGATGAAACAGAAGATGCATGAGGATGTGATCTTGTCCATAAGGAACTTCCTCATCTATGTGGTCCTTCAGTGAGTCACACCCTTTATCCTAAAGAAATTAGGCAGCATATGA